In uncultured Ilyobacter sp., a genomic segment contains:
- a CDS encoding class III extradiol ring-cleavage dioxygenase — MSQNPGQILYLPHGGGPMPLLGDPNHAELIEFMKTISNKLRKPSAIVVISAHWEERIATITGAEHPKMIYDYSGFPEESYKIKYNAPGNPELAKEVLGAFNENGILAKKDDKRGYDHGLFIPLMLMYPDANIPCIQISQLKSLEPREHIALGKALAKLMEKNILVVGSGLSFHNMREFFHKSSEADQKAIEFNNWLIETCTDENISENERERRLSEWEKTPSGRFCHPREEHLLPLHVCFGIATANNFKAELVFDDLVIGKRASAFLWKEF, encoded by the coding sequence ATGAGTCAAAATCCGGGACAAATATTATATCTCCCACATGGGGGAGGTCCTATGCCGTTGCTAGGTGATCCAAATCATGCAGAGTTGATTGAATTTATGAAAACAATCTCTAATAAGCTAAGGAAACCATCAGCGATCGTCGTAATCAGTGCTCATTGGGAGGAAAGAATAGCAACAATTACAGGTGCTGAACATCCTAAAATGATCTATGATTACTCTGGTTTCCCTGAGGAGTCTTATAAAATAAAATATAATGCTCCAGGAAATCCTGAGTTGGCAAAGGAAGTCTTAGGTGCATTTAATGAAAATGGTATTCTGGCGAAAAAAGATGATAAAAGGGGTTATGATCACGGTCTATTTATCCCATTGATGCTTATGTATCCTGATGCCAATATTCCTTGTATTCAAATATCTCAATTAAAAAGCCTCGAACCACGAGAACACATAGCATTAGGAAAAGCCCTCGCAAAACTTATGGAAAAGAATATCTTAGTTGTTGGTTCAGGCTTGTCTTTTCATAATATGAGAGAATTCTTCCATAAATCATCTGAAGCAGATCAAAAAGCAATTGAATTCAATAACTGGCTTATAGAAACATGTACAGATGAAAATATAAGTGAAAATGAGAGGGAAAGAAGATTGAGCGAATGGGAAAAGACTCCATCAGGGAGGTTTTGTCACCCAAGAGAAGAACATCTGTTACCACTTCATGTATGTTTTGGTATAGCAACTGCTAATAACTTTAAAGCAGAACTTGTCTTTGATGATCTGGTAATTGGGAAAAGAGCATCAGCATTTTTATGGAAAGAGTTTTAG
- a CDS encoding FMN-dependent NADH-azoreductase: MEKILYIKANFKEENDSYSLKLGRKFIEDYKVKNPNAHVKEIDLYQEDLAHLDHERIGIVFSPESNELTKYVEEFMEYDKYVIVAPMWNLSIPSILKTYIDHIVVAGKTFKYTEEGPVGLLENKKALHITARGGLYSEGPGADFEMGDRYLRTILGFMGIQDFNTFAFEQTGVFSPEQLNEMLEKKYKEAKKLTEEF; encoded by the coding sequence ATGGAAAAAATACTTTATATCAAAGCAAATTTTAAAGAAGAAAATGATTCATATTCATTAAAATTAGGTAGAAAATTTATCGAGGATTACAAGGTCAAAAATCCCAATGCTCATGTTAAAGAAATAGATCTCTATCAAGAAGATTTAGCACACCTTGACCATGAAAGAATAGGAATAGTATTTTCACCTGAATCAAATGAATTGACAAAATATGTAGAGGAATTCATGGAGTATGATAAATACGTAATTGTAGCACCAATGTGGAATTTATCTATACCATCTATTCTGAAAACATATATCGATCACATTGTGGTAGCAGGAAAGACTTTTAAATATACTGAAGAGGGTCCTGTTGGTTTACTTGAAAATAAAAAAGCCTTACATATTACTGCAAGAGGGGGCTTGTATTCCGAAGGACCTGGAGCGGACTTTGAAATGGGAGACAGGTACCTCAGAACTATTTTAGGCTTTATGGGAATACAAGATTTTAATACTTTTGCATTTGAACAAACTGGAGTTTTTTCTCCGGAACAATTAAATGAAATGCTTGAAAAAAAATACAAAGAAGCGAAAAAACTAACAGAAGAGTTTTAA
- a CDS encoding MarR family winged helix-turn-helix transcriptional regulator produces the protein MKSYGEYNDLNLKLIIVLERCYQTITKKDRHSMQEDTNLTVPQFSVLEILYHKGDLKVGDIIEKTLSSIGNINVVVNNLERQGLVKKEKCSLDKRVTYVKITSDGRKIMDRVFPKHVDNISKITEMLSEDEKKILIELLKKWGKS, from the coding sequence ATGAAAAGTTATGGAGAATATAATGATTTAAATTTAAAGTTAATTATAGTTCTTGAAAGGTGCTATCAAACTATTACCAAGAAAGACCGTCATTCTATGCAAGAGGATACAAATCTTACTGTGCCACAGTTTTCAGTCCTAGAAATACTGTATCATAAGGGAGATTTAAAAGTTGGGGATATAATAGAAAAAACTCTATCCAGCATAGGAAATATTAATGTTGTTGTTAATAACCTAGAAAGACAAGGTCTTGTAAAGAAAGAAAAATGCAGTTTGGATAAAAGGGTAACCTATGTAAAAATTACCAGTGATGGCAGAAAAATAATGGATAGAGTGTTTCCAAAACATGTTGATAATATTTCAAAAATAACAGAGATGCTTTCAGAAGATGAAAAAAAAATATTAATTGAATTGCTAAAAAAATGGGGGAAATCATAG
- a CDS encoding ATP-binding protein: MKFINRKKEMQTLEKEFSKENSFTVIYGRRRTGKTTLIKEFIKNKNAFYFFADKQNEKIQIERFKYQMSDHFNDEFLQNIELKNWDGIFDYLISKSSSQEKLVLVIDEFQYLCMVNKEFSSIFQRIYDEKLKDSNIMLILCGSLISMMYSQVLAYDSPLYGRRTSQIRLKPIEFEYYNEFFENKNQRELIEYYSVTGGIPKYIQEFNKEESILWNIENNIFNNNNFLYSEPKFLLQEEISDLSRYFSILQAISNGDTKMSAIASRLSLNSSSLTPYISKLIELDILKREIPVTENINNSKKTLYYIKDNYLAFWFNYVYPYQSYLEIDNLRFPMEKLKSNFNLWISKAYERLCLDSILKDEKIPFPLMKTGRWWDKNDEIDVVGLGEDKIIFGECKWSEKHVGLNVLYQLKEKSKKVKWKNGIREEFFILYSKSGFGDDLIKLAKEDSKIILNDF, from the coding sequence ATGAAATTTATAAATAGGAAAAAAGAAATGCAAACCTTAGAAAAAGAATTTTCTAAAGAGAATAGTTTTACAGTTATATATGGAAGACGTAGAACAGGAAAGACAACTCTTATTAAAGAGTTTATAAAAAATAAAAATGCATTTTATTTTTTTGCAGATAAACAAAATGAAAAAATACAAATAGAGAGATTTAAATACCAAATGTCAGATCACTTTAATGATGAATTTCTTCAAAATATAGAGCTTAAAAACTGGGATGGTATATTTGATTATCTTATCTCTAAATCTTCATCACAAGAGAAGCTAGTTCTTGTAATAGATGAATTTCAATATTTATGTATGGTAAACAAAGAGTTTTCATCCATATTTCAGAGAATTTACGATGAAAAACTTAAGGATAGCAATATTATGTTAATTCTTTGTGGGTCATTGATTAGTATGATGTATTCTCAGGTATTGGCTTATGACAGTCCTCTTTATGGCAGGAGAACTTCTCAGATTAGGTTAAAGCCTATAGAATTTGAATACTATAATGAGTTTTTTGAAAATAAAAATCAAAGAGAGCTAATTGAATATTATAGTGTTACAGGTGGGATTCCAAAGTATATACAAGAATTTAATAAGGAAGAAAGTATTTTATGGAACATAGAAAACAATATCTTTAATAATAATAACTTTCTATATTCTGAGCCAAAATTTCTTCTTCAAGAAGAGATTTCTGATTTATCAAGATATTTTTCGATACTCCAAGCTATATCAAATGGTGATACTAAAATGTCAGCAATAGCATCAAGACTTAGTTTGAATTCTAGTAGTTTAACTCCTTATATTTCAAAATTAATAGAGCTAGATATACTGAAAAGAGAGATTCCGGTTACAGAGAATATAAATAATAGTAAAAAGACTTTATACTATATAAAAGATAATTATCTGGCATTTTGGTTTAATTATGTTTATCCATATCAGAGTTATCTCGAGATAGATAATCTGAGATTTCCAATGGAAAAATTAAAGTCTAATTTTAATTTATGGATTTCTAAAGCCTATGAAAGACTATGTCTGGATAGTATATTAAAAGATGAAAAAATACCATTTCCTCTTATGAAAACTGGCAGATGGTGGGACAAAAATGATGAGATAGATGTAGTAGGACTTGGTGAAGATAAAATAATTTTTGGAGAATGTAAATGGTCAGAAAAACATGTAGGACTTAATGTTTTATATCAATTAAAAGAAAAATCAAAGAAAGTTAAATGGAAAAATGGAATTAGAGAGGAATTCTTTATTCTATATTCTAAGTCAGGTTTTGGCGATGATCTTATAAAATTAGCAAAAGAAGATAGTAAAATTATTCTAAATGATTTTTAG
- a CDS encoding sodium:solute symporter family protein → MSNLLLYLYILGIFLVGIGSYKKIKGTKDFYVAGGNAGVVPITGSLLATILGSSAIIGSVNFSTRNGWAGSWFMICAALGLGVLYFLLERLKTFKGYNLPELLGSFYGIEVNKIASFVIPIAWTGIVASQIMGAAMIISKMTSITYTNGIWISGLVFIAYTCLGGQFSIIKTDFIQFLFIILGLLFCFIYTNLNYDLSDALPLISYKFGYKELIVMLLTYSTTFFVGPDIYSRIFCAKDTKTAKKAIILSIIILLPLSYILSSLGIHASALIGDRSVDSSLIFLIEEILPNSIAVLMYFCLLSAVISSADTTLLTASSMLTQIFIGDLKNKRSIAITRVFIIVLGIISIYIALKMKFILSSIFLAFSIYSGAFIIPTFLGILGYRASKEYIILAIFAGGGLALFGKIYGGQNGNIYIILAFILNAFILYIPYFFKKSKEEISW, encoded by the coding sequence ATGAGCAATTTATTATTATATTTATATATCTTAGGAATATTTTTAGTGGGGATAGGATCGTATAAAAAAATTAAAGGAACTAAAGATTTCTATGTTGCAGGTGGGAACGCTGGAGTTGTTCCTATTACAGGTAGTTTACTCGCAACTATATTAGGGAGTTCTGCTATTATAGGAAGTGTCAACTTTTCTACTAGAAATGGATGGGCAGGTTCGTGGTTTATGATTTGTGCTGCTTTGGGTTTAGGTGTATTATATTTTCTTTTAGAAAGATTAAAAACATTTAAAGGATATAATCTCCCTGAATTATTAGGTAGTTTTTATGGCATAGAAGTTAATAAAATTGCTTCATTTGTTATTCCTATTGCATGGACAGGGATAGTAGCATCTCAAATAATGGGTGCAGCGATGATTATATCTAAGATGACAAGTATCACCTATACAAATGGAATTTGGATTAGTGGCTTGGTTTTCATTGCTTATACTTGTTTAGGTGGACAGTTCTCTATAATAAAAACAGATTTTATCCAATTTTTATTTATAATTTTGGGCTTACTTTTCTGTTTTATCTATACAAATCTCAACTATGATTTAAGCGATGCTTTACCTTTAATAAGTTATAAATTTGGGTATAAAGAATTAATTGTTATGTTACTAACGTATTCAACCACCTTTTTTGTAGGACCAGATATTTACTCTAGAATATTTTGTGCAAAAGACACGAAAACAGCAAAAAAAGCAATAATACTATCTATTATAATTTTATTGCCCCTATCATATATACTCTCTTCCCTGGGAATACATGCTTCAGCTCTTATTGGAGACAGATCTGTAGATTCGTCATTGATTTTCCTAATAGAAGAAATTTTACCAAATTCTATAGCGGTACTTATGTATTTTTGCCTTTTATCAGCAGTGATATCATCAGCAGATACCACTTTATTAACAGCATCATCTATGCTGACGCAAATATTTATTGGAGATTTAAAGAATAAGAGAAGTATTGCTATAACAAGGGTTTTTATTATAGTTTTGGGAATTATTTCAATATATATAGCTCTTAAAATGAAATTTATTCTTTCATCAATATTTTTAGCTTTTTCAATATATTCTGGTGCATTTATTATACCAACTTTTTTAGGCATATTAGGGTATCGAGCTTCTAAAGAATATATTATTTTAGCTATTTTTGCTGGTGGAGGACTTGCATTGTTTGGGAAAATTTATGGAGGACAAAATGGGAATATATATATAATACTTGCCTTTATTTTAAATGCTTTTATATTGTACATCCCTTATTTTTTTAAGAAAAGCAAGGAAGAAATAAGTTGGTAA
- a CDS encoding ferritin family protein: MKFRCTVCGEIIEAGVEVCPVCKAGSDKFEEIKADEKRVWATEHIVGEGLACGDEEIIAGLRANFEGECTEVGMYLAMSRVADREGYPEVAEAYKRIAFEEAEHAAKFAELLGECVSASTEENLSKRVEAEYGATAGKFDIAKRAKQLGFDAIHDTVHEMAKDEARHGRAFLGLLERYFKK; this comes from the coding sequence ATGAAATTTAGATGTACAGTATGCGGGGAGATTATTGAAGCAGGAGTTGAAGTTTGTCCTGTATGTAAGGCAGGATCAGATAAGTTTGAGGAAATAAAAGCTGATGAAAAAAGAGTATGGGCTACAGAGCACATTGTTGGAGAAGGATTAGCCTGTGGTGACGAAGAGATAATCGCAGGATTAAGAGCCAATTTTGAAGGGGAATGCACTGAAGTAGGTATGTATCTTGCAATGTCAAGAGTAGCAGACAGAGAGGGATACCCAGAAGTAGCAGAGGCCTACAAGAGAATAGCATTTGAGGAAGCTGAGCACGCTGCAAAGTTTGCTGAACTATTAGGTGAGTGCGTATCTGCATCAACTGAAGAGAACCTAAGTAAGAGAGTAGAAGCAGAATACGGTGCTACTGCAGGAAAATTTGATATTGCCAAGAGAGCTAAGCAGCTAGGATTTGATGCTATCCACGATACAGTACACGAGATGGCAAAAGATGAAGCTAGACATGGTAGAGCATTTTTAGGCCTTTTAGAAAGATATTTCAAGAAGTAA
- a CDS encoding iron-containing alcohol dehydrogenase, translating to MKNVRRMYWPALNLVGPGAIKEVGLEIKNLGLKKALIVSDKVLNSLGIVKKLTDVLEENDVKFAIYDDVQQNPTMKNCHDGLQKFNDEKCDLIISLGGGSPQDCAKAVGILKTNGGKIRDYEGIGISKKKSVPIVAINTTAGTASEVTVNYVITDEERYIKMVMVDPNCLATISVNDSELMIDKPAALTAATGMDALTHAMEAYITAGAFRLSDTLALESIKLIGESLENAVKDGTDIEARSKMAWASYVAGLSFSNAGLGIVHSMAHQLGSEYNLPHGVANAVLLPHVEEYNMDACGEKFRDIAEALGVSTGSMSTTEANNAAITAIKSLSKRIGIPSGLEELGVKEEDFGKLADQALADACTGGNPKQVTKEDIINIYKKAM from the coding sequence ATGAAAAATGTAAGAAGAATGTATTGGCCGGCATTAAATTTGGTAGGACCTGGGGCTATTAAAGAGGTGGGATTAGAAATCAAAAACCTTGGATTGAAAAAGGCTTTAATTGTTTCAGATAAGGTTTTAAATAGTTTAGGAATTGTGAAGAAATTAACAGATGTTTTAGAAGAGAATGATGTTAAGTTTGCAATATATGATGATGTTCAGCAAAATCCTACAATGAAAAATTGTCATGATGGATTGCAAAAATTTAATGATGAAAAATGTGATTTAATTATATCACTTGGAGGAGGTTCTCCTCAAGACTGTGCTAAAGCAGTTGGGATTTTGAAAACAAATGGAGGGAAAATAAGAGATTATGAAGGTATAGGTATATCAAAAAAGAAATCTGTACCTATTGTAGCTATAAATACAACTGCAGGAACAGCATCGGAAGTTACTGTTAACTATGTAATAACTGATGAAGAAAGATATATAAAAATGGTAATGGTAGATCCTAACTGTTTAGCTACTATTTCCGTAAATGATTCTGAGCTCATGATTGATAAACCTGCAGCTTTGACAGCGGCAACAGGTATGGATGCTCTTACACATGCTATGGAAGCTTATATAACAGCAGGGGCATTTAGATTATCCGATACTTTAGCTCTTGAATCTATAAAACTTATAGGAGAATCTCTGGAGAATGCCGTAAAAGATGGAACAGATATAGAGGCTAGATCAAAAATGGCTTGGGCTTCATATGTTGCAGGATTATCCTTCTCAAATGCAGGACTTGGAATAGTACACTCTATGGCTCATCAATTAGGGTCTGAGTATAACTTACCACATGGAGTAGCTAATGCTGTCTTATTACCTCATGTAGAGGAATACAATATGGATGCATGTGGGGAAAAATTTAGGGACATAGCTGAAGCTCTCGGGGTTTCAACAGGTAGCATGTCAACTACTGAGGCTAATAATGCTGCAATTACTGCTATAAAATCACTATCAAAAAGAATCGGAATTCCTAGTGGTCTGGAAGAACTAGGTGTAAAAGAGGAGGACTTTGGAAAACTAGCTGACCAGGCATTAGCAGATGCTTGTACAGGAGGGAATCCTAAACAAGTAACAAAAGAAGATATAATAAATATTTATAAAAAAGCAATGTAA
- a CDS encoding 2-oxoacid:acceptor oxidoreductase family protein, with protein sequence MSNLVEIRWHGRGGQGAKTASLLLADAAFTIGKFVQGFPEYGPERMGAPITAYNRISGEKIRVHSNIYEPDFVVVVDDTLLSAVDVTKGLKKEGAIIINTSKPQKEILSKLKRYDGNIFLCDARKISEESLGKNFPNTPMLGAVVKVSGIMSEEEFLGAMEESFKHKFASKPEFIKGNMKALKVSMGEVKICEK encoded by the coding sequence ATGTCTAATTTGGTAGAAATAAGATGGCATGGGAGAGGGGGCCAAGGCGCCAAGACAGCATCGCTTCTTTTGGCAGATGCGGCCTTTACAATTGGGAAATTTGTACAGGGATTTCCAGAATACGGTCCTGAGAGGATGGGGGCACCGATAACTGCATATAACAGGATAAGTGGTGAAAAAATAAGAGTTCACTCGAATATTTATGAGCCTGACTTTGTAGTTGTAGTAGATGACACTCTTTTAAGTGCCGTTGACGTTACAAAAGGGCTCAAGAAAGAAGGGGCAATTATAATAAATACGTCAAAACCTCAGAAAGAGATTTTAAGTAAACTAAAAAGATATGATGGAAATATATTTTTGTGTGACGCAAGAAAAATCTCAGAGGAATCTCTTGGAAAAAATTTCCCCAATACCCCTATGCTTGGAGCTGTTGTAAAGGTAAGTGGTATTATGAGTGAAGAGGAGTTTTTGGGAGCTATGGAGGAATCTTTTAAGCATAAGTTTGCTTCAAAACCTGAATTTATAAAAGGAAATATGAAAGCGTTGAAAGTTTCCATGGGAGAGGTGAAGATCTGTGAGAAATAA
- a CDS encoding 4Fe-4S binding protein: MRNKKGMIIDENIKWQDITPGGIIYGGGTSEAVNTGDWRTKKPVFIEDKCKQCLLCAPVCPDMSIPVKDGKRADFNYYFCKGCGICYEVCPFDAIKMENE, encoded by the coding sequence GTGAGAAATAAAAAAGGAATGATAATAGACGAAAATATTAAATGGCAGGACATAACTCCAGGGGGAATAATCTATGGTGGTGGAACTTCTGAAGCTGTAAATACAGGGGATTGGAGAACTAAAAAACCAGTTTTTATAGAGGATAAATGCAAACAGTGTCTGCTTTGTGCACCTGTATGCCCAGACATGTCTATTCCAGTAAAGGATGGCAAAAGAGCTGACTTTAATTATTATTTTTGTAAGGGTTGCGGAATATGTTACGAAGTATGTCCTTTTGATGCAATAAAAATGGAGAATGAATAG
- the porA gene encoding pyruvate ferredoxin oxidoreductase: protein MAIKERMSGNESIAIAMRQINPDVLPAFPITPSTEIPQYFSKYVADGLVQTEFIPVESEHSAMSAAIGSQAAGARTTSATSSAGLALMWEMLHVAASCKLPITLACVNRALTGPININADHSDSMGARDTGWIQIYSETNQEAYDNYIQAVRIAEHKDVMLPAMVCQDGFITSHAVENIELLEDKEVREFVGEYAPEDSLLNPGSPISHGPYDTATFYMEHKRLQAESMKKAKKVILSVAEEFKKVSGREYGLFEEYRMEDAEYAMVIINSSAGTAKVAVDELRKEGKKVGLIKIRVFRPFPMEELAEALKHLKAIAVMDKSEGFSSAGGPIFAEVRSAMYDLSEKPSVVNYIYGLGGRDFTVDSAKQVYDEIEDIKGTSIDDIYRYLGVRG from the coding sequence ATGGCAATAAAAGAAAGAATGTCAGGAAACGAATCAATAGCTATAGCAATGAGGCAGATAAATCCTGATGTATTACCTGCCTTTCCAATAACTCCGTCTACAGAAATTCCACAGTATTTTTCAAAGTATGTGGCAGATGGATTGGTGCAAACAGAATTTATACCTGTAGAGTCAGAACACAGTGCTATGTCAGCAGCAATAGGGTCTCAGGCAGCAGGAGCAAGAACTACATCGGCAACATCATCAGCCGGTCTTGCCCTTATGTGGGAGATGCTCCATGTAGCTGCTTCCTGTAAATTACCAATAACACTTGCATGTGTAAACAGAGCTCTTACCGGTCCAATTAATATAAATGCAGATCACAGTGACTCTATGGGAGCTAGAGACACAGGGTGGATTCAAATATATAGTGAAACAAATCAAGAAGCTTATGATAACTATATTCAAGCAGTAAGAATTGCAGAGCACAAAGATGTTATGTTGCCTGCAATGGTGTGCCAGGACGGATTTATAACAAGTCATGCTGTTGAAAATATAGAACTTCTAGAAGATAAAGAAGTAAGGGAGTTTGTAGGAGAATACGCTCCAGAAGATAGTCTCTTAAATCCAGGGTCTCCTATTTCTCATGGCCCTTATGATACGGCAACTTTTTATATGGAACATAAAAGACTTCAGGCAGAGTCTATGAAAAAAGCTAAGAAAGTTATTCTTTCAGTGGCTGAAGAATTTAAAAAAGTTTCAGGAAGAGAGTACGGACTTTTTGAAGAATACAGAATGGAAGATGCAGAATATGCAATGGTTATAATCAACTCATCTGCTGGAACTGCAAAGGTAGCAGTGGATGAGCTTAGAAAAGAGGGTAAAAAAGTAGGACTTATCAAGATAAGGGTATTCAGACCATTCCCGATGGAGGAACTGGCAGAAGCTTTGAAGCATCTTAAGGCTATTGCCGTTATGGATAAAAGTGAAGGGTTTTCTTCAGCGGGGGGACCTATTTTTGCTGAAGTAAGATCGGCAATGTATGACCTATCTGAAAAGCCAAGTGTTGTAAACTACATCTATGGTCTAGGTGGAAGAGATTTCACTGTTGATTCGGCGAAACAGGTGTATGATGAAATCGAAGACATAAAAGGAACATCTATAGATGACATATACAGATACCTTGGTGTAAGAGGATAG